In Kangiella koreensis DSM 16069, the DNA window CTGGTGATAAGGTAGATTTGGCATTGTTGGTTGATGGTTTGCAATCTGAACGTGAGCAGGGCATTACCATTGATGTTGCCTATCGGTATTTTTCGACCGACAAACGCAAATTTATTATCGCGGACACTCCAGGGCATGAGCAGTATACGCGTAATATGGCAACTGGCGCTTCAACCTCGGATCTTGCGATTATCCTGATTGATGCTCGTTATGGCGTGCAAACACAAACTCGTCGCCATAGCTTTATCTGCTCTTTATTAGGCATTAAACATGTCATCGTAGCAGTGAATAAAATGGACTTGGTTGATTACTCCCAGGACGTTTATAAATCAATTCAGGCTGATTATTTAAAATTAGCCGGTACCTTGGATATTCCTGATATTCGCTTTGTGCCGATTTCTGCGCTGGATGGTGACAATGTGGTTAACCCAAGCGAGAACATGAAATGGTTCCGTGGTTCGCCTTTGATGCACTACCTTGAGATTACAGAAATAGCTCATGATATTAATTTGGAAGATTTCCGATTCCCCGTTCAGTATGTGAATCGCCCCAATCTGAATTTCCGTGGCTATGCCGGTAGCATTACATCGGGCACTATTAGTGTTGGTGATACGGTTCGAGCTTTGCCATCTGGAAAGCTATCTACGATTAAATCGATTGTAACCTTTGAGGGCGAGCTTGAAGAAGCGACTGCACCAATGGCTGTTACCCTAACACTGAACGATGAAATCGATATTAGTCGTGGTGATATGATTGTGAAGAAGGATAACTTGCCACACGTTTCTTCTCGGATGCGTGCAAAAGTTGTCTGGATGCATGAGCAACCAATGACGGAACATAAAGAATACTATATTAAGTTTAACAGCAAATTGACTTCAGGTGAGTTTGATAAAATACATCACCGTATTGACGTCAATACCATGGCTGAGCATCCAGCAGGTCAATTAGAGTTGAATGAAATTGGTTTGGTTGATCTTGAAGTGAGCGAAAAAGTGATGTTTGATGATTATCGCTCAAATCATAAAACCGGCGCCTTTATCATCATCGATCGATTGAGTAATGTGACAGTGGGCGCAGGTATGATTGAAGAACCTCTCTCGGATTCTGAAGAGCCAAGTGCGCCAGTCGATGTGAGTGCGTTTGAATTGGAACTAAATCAATTTGTCAGAAAGCACTTCCCACACTGGGGTGCCAAAGATATTTCGAATACTAAATAGCAACTGTTGAAAGCGGTATGCTACTAGAGCAAGCCTACGTTTTTAGCGTTATCATAGCCATGTTGGTTGGGCTGGTTTTTAACCTGGCCCGCCCCGCGTGGCTTTTTTCGTTAGCAGCATTGGCGCTTTATTTCCCGGGCTTCGTTCCTGCTGAGCGTTTCTTCAGTCATGCGGTTAATCCAGCGGTATTAACTTTAGTACTATTACTGGTTTGCTCTATCGCGCTGGAGCGAACTCGTGCGCTGGCCTGGGTTAGTAAACAATTATTCAGTAAAAGTCAGTTTGTCACCTTGACCAAGATGGGTGGCCTGGTGGCTGCCAGTTCAGCATTCTTAAATAACACCGCTATTGTTGCTTCTTTGATGGGAGCGGTGCGAAATAATTCCAGCCAATCTGCTAAGCGCCTGCTAATTCCTTTGTCCTATTTTGCCATTTTAGGTGGCACCTTAACCTTGATTGGTACTTCGACTAACCTGGTCGTTAACAGCTTTCTTGTTGATTATGGTAAAGCGGGCTTCAACTTCTTTGACTTTTTACCTGTAGGTTTGGCGATTCTGTTAGTCTGTGGCATCGCCGTTATTATTGTCAGTTATTGGCTGCCAAAGGATAACATTGCCGAAACGGTAACTCGCGAGTATTTCCTTGAGGCAAAAATTGATAGTGACAGTACGCTGATTGGCAAAAGTCTATATCAGGCTGGACTTATTACAATTACAGGACTCGATCTGGTTGAAATCGTTCGTAAAGACCAAGTGATTGCATCAGTTGAGCACGACCTTGAGTTGGCGGAGGGCGACCAACTTATCTACTGTGGTGATGTTAAGCTGGCAAAGCAACTCGCCAGCATAAAAGGCTTGAGTGTATTTGCTGAAGATTCAGGACTGTTAGATAAACACCTTAAAGAAGTCATCGTAAGTCCTATGTCAACTTTAATAGGGCGAACATTGAAACAAAGCAGTTTTCGCGCACATTTTGATGCCGCAGTGGTGGCTATTGGCCGCAATGGCGGGCGATTATCCGGTGCCCTGGGCGAAGTCGAAATTAGGGCGGGCGATAAACTGGTCATCGCAACAGGTCGTGACTTTTATAAGCGTCCCAATATTGATCGTAACTTTATCTTTTTGGATAAAGTACAGTTGCACCCACCCTTAAAAATTTCCCAGGAAATTATCACCTTTAGCGGATTCTTCTTGGCAATAGCTTTGGCAGCTCTTGGTTTTGTCGATTTACTTACCGCGCTTATAACATATCTGATATTAATATTCGCAACCAAAGTAATTAGCGCTACAGAAGTGCGTCGACGTTTGCCGCTTGATATTTGGCTGGTCATTGCTTCTGCACTTGCTATCGCAGATGTTTTTAATCAGGTGGGAGTGGCTAACTTGATAGCGAACGGTGTGACTGGTTTATTCCATATCGAAAGCAGTAACGACATCACCGGCATTTATCTATCATTCATTAGCATTTATTTGCTAACTTGGATTATCACAGAGATGGTAACCAATAACGCTGCTGCGGCCTTGATGTTCCCAATAGCATTTGGACTGGCTGAATCAATTGGCGTCAACTACATGCCATATGTGATGGCTGTGGCCTACGGTGCCTCGGCCAGTTTTATCAGTCCGTATGGCTATCAAACCAACCTGATGGTCATGAACGCCGGTGGCTACAGCTTTAAAGATTTTGCTAAGGTGGGGTGGTTGGTTTCCCTTTGCTTCACTATTGTTGCCTTGTTAATGATCCCTATTGTGTTTCCATTTTCGTAAAACCAGGAGTTAGCTTTCATGACAGAAAATATCGTGTGGCACCATCATAATGTGACTCATGAAGACCGTTGCCAGCAAAAGAACCAAAAGCCTTGTGTGCTTTGGTTTACTGGGCTTTCAGGTTCAGGTAAGTCGACAGTGGCCAATGCTGTAGAATCACTTCTTTTTCAGAATGGGAATCATAGTTACTTGCTTGATGGAGACAATGTTCGCCATGGGTTGAATCAGGACTTATCCTTTAGTGAAGAAGACCGAGTAGAGAACATCCGTCGCATTGGAGAGGTCACAAAGCTTTTTGCTGATTCTGGACTAATCGTTTTGTCAGCGTTCATTTCACCCTTTCAAGCTGATCGTCAACAGGTGCGTGACTTACATAATGAGGGTGATTTTATTGAGGTGTTTGTTGATACACCCTTAGAGGTGTGCGAGCAAAGAGATCCTAAAGGTTTGTACAAAAAGGCACGAGCCGGTGACATTAAGAACTTTACCGGACTGGACTCTCCTTATGAGGCACCGAATAATCCTGAGATCCAATTAAAATCGGATGAGCACACAATTGATGAGCTTGCTAATCAAGTTTTGGATTATTTACGAAATAATGGCTTCATCTCTTAAAATAATTGCTTGAACCGCAAAAAGATTATGGTAGAATTCCCGCTCTTAAAATAGTCGCGTAGCTCAGCTGGTTAGAGCACCACCTTGACATGGTGGGGGTCGGTGGTTCGAGTCCACTCGCGACTACCAAATTCAAAAGAATGCCGCTTAATGCGGCATTTTTTGTGTCTGTCTTTTAATCGCTGGTTTTATCTTTAAACTCACACAGGTCTTCGATGATGCAGCTACCGCAGCGCGGCTTTCTGGCGAGGCAGGTGTAGCGGCCATGCAGGATGAGCCAGTGGTGGGCGTCGAGCAGGAATTCTTTAGGAACAAATTTAAGCAGTTTTTCTTCGACCTGCCGGACGTTTTTACCAGGCGCTATTTTTGTGCGGTTGGACACGCGAAATATGTGGGTATCCACTGCCATGGCGGGTTGTCTGAAGGCTGTATTGAGCACTACGTTAGCCGTTTTTCGGCCAACTCCAGCCAGTGCCTCGAGGTCTTTTCGATTATCCGGGATCACTGAGTTATGCTTTTCAATCAGGTCTTTACAGCAGGAAATGACGTTTTTCGCTTTGCTGTTAAATAGGCCGATGGTTTTGATGTATTCTTTCAGCCCATCCTCACCTAGCGCATAAATCGCTTCAGGGGTATTCGCAACTGGGTAGAGTTTACGGGTTGCTTTGTTCACACCAACATCGGTAGCCTGCGCTGATAAAATGACGGCAATCAGCAATTCGAAGGTGGAGTTATATTCTAGCTCCGTTGTCGGGTTTGGATTATGAGCACGCAGTCGTTCAAAAATTTCCTGACGCTTTTCTTTATTCATGACTCAAAGCTTCTCCACTTTGCACGGGTGATGCTTTGCTCGCTTTAGCTTGTTCTGCGCGTTTGTGATCAATACCATTTTTGATCGCGATCAGAATCCCCAACCCAACGAAAGCACCTGGCGGTAATATGGCGAACAGGAAGGTTGAATCTGTCAGGTAGAAAGAAATGGTTAAATCGCTGGCCCATTCGCCAAACAGTTGCTCGGCACCTGAGAAGAGTGTGCCTTGGCCGATCATCTCGCGTAATGCTCCTAGCGTGCATAACACCGCCGTAAAACCAAACCCTTGCATGACGCCATCCAGTAGCGATGGGACAAATTTGTTCTTTGAAGCGAAGGCTTCGGCGCGTCCTATAATGGCACAGTTGGTGACGATCAGCGGAATGAAAATACCGAGCGTTAAATACAGGTCATAGGTATAAGCATTCATAATAAGACCAACATTTGTCACAAAGCTGGCGATCATCATTACGAAAATAGGAATGCGGATTTCTTTGGGAATATAGTTACGAACTAATGACACGGAGCCGTTTGAGCCTGCCAGAACCCAGGTTGTGGCGAGACCAAGTGCCAATCCGTTAATGAAGGTGTTACTGACGGCTAGCAGTGGACACAAACCCAGTAACTGAACCAGCGCTGGATTGTTATCCCATAGCCCGTTTTTGATAATCGTTTTGTGTTCGGAATTAATCATTCGTTCCTCCACAGTTTTGCGGTCCTTCGAACAGTTGCTGCTGGTTGCTTTCGAAGAAGGCGAGTGTTTTTGCGACTTGTTGGATGACTGCGCGAGGCGTTATGGTTGCGCCAGTGAAAGCGTCAAACTGACCACCGTCCTTGCTTACCGCCCACCCATCAGGTTCAGGATTGCGCAGCGATCTTCCTGCAAACGTTAATATCCAGTCACTTTTCTTGGCGTCTACTTTATCACCCAGTCCGGGAGTTTCTTTATGATCAGTTACTCGCACGCCAGCGATAGTGCCATCTGCATAAATACCAACCACCATAGCAATTTTACCGCTGTATCCGTTAGGAGCAATTGACTCCATGACAACCGCTACTGGCTCTCCATCTTGACGCATGCGGTAAGCTTTCAATGGTTTATTGGAGCCTAACGCAGCCGCATCTTCGATTAAAGTGCAGTCATGATAAACATCATTATTGTATTCACTCTGTTCGACCAGCTGATTTAAAGTGCGGGCTAGTGCAGCCTCCATCTCGCCAGCAATGGTGTCGCGGGTGATGTAATAGGTTATAGCAATCAGTCCCACACAAACGGCTGCAAAAATGGCTAAAATCAATCCGTTCTTTCCAATCATTTTAGTCAGCATTGGAATCTCCTGTGGCTCGTTTTGCTTTATGACCGTATGTTTTCGGCTTGGTGTAGTAATCGAGCATTGGCACTGTCATGTTCATGAGCAAAACGGCAAAAGCAATAGCGTCAGGATAGCCGCCAAAGGTTCTGATAAGAACGGTGATGATGCCAATGCCTAAACCAAATATCCAACGCCCTTTTGGTGTGGTGGAGGCAGTAACAGGGTCAGTAGCAATAAAGAAAGCACCGAGCATGGTCGCGCCAGCAAACAAATGAAAGCTGGGTGACAGATAGTGATCGCTGTTGCTGGCGAATAATACGAACGACATGGCGACCATACCTAACAAAAGGCCTGCCGGAATTTGCCAGCCGATGACTTTACGGAACATCAGTACCAGACCGCCCGCAAGGAAACCTAGATTAACCCACTGCCAGCCAGAACCGGATAAACCATTAATCACTGCGTGAGTTTCAATTTCAGCCAGGCGGTATCCTTGGGATAGTTCGGTTTTGACGTGATCCAGTGGCGTTGCCATGGTAAAGCCATCAAGTCCAATACGCGTTGAAGCAATTGACTGGTTATCAAAACCAGTACCGGTAAAGATATAAGAGAGTGCGTCCATAAAACCGACAGGGTTTTGCGCCAGTTCAGCAGGGGGAAGCCATGAGGTCATTTCCAGCGGAAAAGAGATCAGTAGCAGCACATAACCAACCATGGCCGGATTGAACAGGTTATTACCTAGGCCGCCATAGACATGTTTAGCAAACACAATGGCGAATGAAACACCGATAACCGTCATCCACCAGGGCAGTAGAGGCGGAATAGCCAATGCCAATAGCCAGGCGGTAACCAGCGCGCTGCCATCAAATAAGATCGGCAGTACAGGACGCTGGCGAGCTTTTAGAATAAGAGCTTCAGTAACCAGAGCGGTAACGCTAGCAAGAATGATATTGATAATAACGCCGAAGCCGAAGAAATAGACCAGCGCGAATAAGCCTGGCAATGTGGCACCAATAACCCATAACATCAGCGCACTGACTGAGGTGGGATTTTTAGTAAATGGTGACGATATTAGACTCATGCGTCATTCCCTTTGTTGTCTGTCTCTTGGTTTTCAGTCTCATTTGAAGAGCCAGTTGCAGAATCTTCATCTTGCTCTGCCTTTTTAGCTTTTACCCGAGCCAGCGCTGCGGCAACTGCTGACTTTTTGGTATCATCATCGCCGGCTGCTTCTGCCGCTTTGCGTCTTGCTTCTGCCGCTTTGCGGTGCTTCTCAGCTTTCTCACGCTTCACGCGTTCCAGTCGTTCCTGGCGAGCTTCATGACGAAGCCGAGCCTTATCGGCTTTGGTTTTTTCAACTTTCTGATTGCGGATCGTAGACTTGGCGTAGCGATAATATTGCACCAGCGGAATGTCGCTGGGGCAAACATAAGCACAGGCACCGCACTCGATGCAATCAAACAAATCGTATTCTTCGGCCTTTTCAAACTCATCAGACTTGGCGTGCCAATAGAGCTGTTGTGGTAGCAGAGATGCTGGACAGACATCCATACAGGCACCGCAACGGATACAGGGCAGGGCTAAATGGTCGTGTTTCAATTCTTTTGGCGCCGCCATGATGATGCAATTAGTGGATTTAACGATGCCGACCTTAGAGTTAGGCAATTCAAAGCCCATCATTGGGCCACCCATGACTAATACGCCGGGATTTGTGGCCTCACTTATCTTCATCAGATGTTCAACTGGAGTACCAAATGGTACCTGATAGTTACCGGCTTTCTGGCAGGCTTCACCGGTCAGCGTTACGACACGTGACACCAACGGCTTGCCGTACTCGAAGGCTTGGAAGATCGCGAAGCAGGTTGCAACATTGTGCATAACCAAACCTAAATCAGCAGGTAAGCCACCATGCGGAACTTCTTTTCCGGTGATCAGTTGGATGAGCTGCTTTTCGCCACCGCTTGGATACTTGGTTGGAATGACTGCAATTTTTACATCATCCATGGCGAGTTCTTTTCGAGCCGATACTAAAGCATCAATCGCATCAGGTTTATTGTCTTCAATTCCGATAATGATTTTTAAGTCTTGATACAGCTGGCTAATGATTTGCGCGCCTTTAAAGACTGACTGTGCATGCTCCTGTAGCAAACGGTCATCGCACGTTATATAGGGTTCGCACTCGGCAGCGTTGATAATCAGGGTATGGATTCCTGATTCGCGTTTCAGTTTGATATGAGTCGGGAAAGAAGCTCCGCCTAAGCCGACAATGCCACTTTCGCAGATGTGCGCGAGAATTTCAGCTCGCTCCAAATCTTCAACATTGGATTTTGGATTTAAATCACACCACTGATCTTTGCCGTCAGTTTCAATCACGACACATACATCATCAAGACCGGAAGGGTGTGCAATGGGACGTTTTTCAATCGCAATTACTGTGCCTGAACTTGGAGCATGCTGAAAGCTGCTAAAAACGCCATCACTCTCTGCAATGACCTGACCTTTCAACACCACATCGCCGACATTCACAACTGGTAACGAGCGATTGCCTGCCTGACCTTTAAGGTTGATGACTAATTGTTTGGGTAATGGAATATCCCGAATCGGTGTCTGATTCGACTCGACTTTATGTTCCTTGGGATGAATGCCACCGGGAAACTCGAAAATGGGGATTTCAGATTTATAGTTGGAGCGTTCCATTAATGGGTCTCCTTACTAAAAACCTGTTTGATAGGGATTTGGTTCAATTCCATCTGTTCAGGCTGTTGCCATTTCCAGGTTGCAACGGTCTGCGGAATTTCGAGCATGTCGATGCAGTCAACCGGGCAGGGCTCAACGCATAAATCGCAGCCTGTACATTCGTCAATAATG includes these proteins:
- the rsxD gene encoding electron transport complex subunit RsxD; the protein is MSLISSPFTKNPTSVSALMLWVIGATLPGLFALVYFFGFGVIINIILASVTALVTEALILKARQRPVLPILFDGSALVTAWLLALAIPPLLPWWMTVIGVSFAIVFAKHVYGGLGNNLFNPAMVGYVLLLISFPLEMTSWLPPAELAQNPVGFMDALSYIFTGTGFDNQSIASTRIGLDGFTMATPLDHVKTELSQGYRLAEIETHAVINGLSGSGWQWVNLGFLAGGLVLMFRKVIGWQIPAGLLLGMVAMSFVLFASNSDHYLSPSFHLFAGATMLGAFFIATDPVTASTTPKGRWIFGLGIGIITVLIRTFGGYPDAIAFAVLLMNMTVPMLDYYTKPKTYGHKAKRATGDSNAD
- a CDS encoding electron transport complex subunit E is translated as MINSEHKTIIKNGLWDNNPALVQLLGLCPLLAVSNTFINGLALGLATTWVLAGSNGSVSLVRNYIPKEIRIPIFVMMIASFVTNVGLIMNAYTYDLYLTLGIFIPLIVTNCAIIGRAEAFASKNKFVPSLLDGVMQGFGFTAVLCTLGALREMIGQGTLFSGAEQLFGEWASDLTISFYLTDSTFLFAILPPGAFVGLGILIAIKNGIDHKRAEQAKASKASPVQSGEALSHE
- the rsxG gene encoding electron transport complex subunit RsxG is translated as MLTKMIGKNGLILAIFAAVCVGLIAITYYITRDTIAGEMEAALARTLNQLVEQSEYNNDVYHDCTLIEDAAALGSNKPLKAYRMRQDGEPVAVVMESIAPNGYSGKIAMVVGIYADGTIAGVRVTDHKETPGLGDKVDAKKSDWILTFAGRSLRNPEPDGWAVSKDGGQFDAFTGATITPRAVIQQVAKTLAFFESNQQQLFEGPQNCGGTND
- the rsxC gene encoding electron transport complex subunit RsxC; this encodes MERSNYKSEIPIFEFPGGIHPKEHKVESNQTPIRDIPLPKQLVINLKGQAGNRSLPVVNVGDVVLKGQVIAESDGVFSSFQHAPSSGTVIAIEKRPIAHPSGLDDVCVVIETDGKDQWCDLNPKSNVEDLERAEILAHICESGIVGLGGASFPTHIKLKRESGIHTLIINAAECEPYITCDDRLLQEHAQSVFKGAQIISQLYQDLKIIIGIEDNKPDAIDALVSARKELAMDDVKIAVIPTKYPSGGEKQLIQLITGKEVPHGGLPADLGLVMHNVATCFAIFQAFEYGKPLVSRVVTLTGEACQKAGNYQVPFGTPVEHLMKISEATNPGVLVMGGPMMGFELPNSKVGIVKSTNCIIMAAPKELKHDHLALPCIRCGACMDVCPASLLPQQLYWHAKSDEFEKAEEYDLFDCIECGACAYVCPSDIPLVQYYRYAKSTIRNQKVEKTKADKARLRHEARQERLERVKREKAEKHRKAAEARRKAAEAAGDDDTKKSAVAAALARVKAKKAEQDEDSATGSSNETENQETDNKGNDA
- the nth gene encoding endonuclease III, with product MNKEKRQEIFERLRAHNPNPTTELEYNSTFELLIAVILSAQATDVGVNKATRKLYPVANTPEAIYALGEDGLKEYIKTIGLFNSKAKNVISCCKDLIEKHNSVIPDNRKDLEALAGVGRKTANVVLNTAFRQPAMAVDTHIFRVSNRTKIAPGKNVRQVEEKLLKFVPKEFLLDAHHWLILHGRYTCLARKPRCGSCIIEDLCEFKDKTSD
- a CDS encoding SLC13 family permease yields the protein MLLEQAYVFSVIIAMLVGLVFNLARPAWLFSLAALALYFPGFVPAERFFSHAVNPAVLTLVLLLVCSIALERTRALAWVSKQLFSKSQFVTLTKMGGLVAASSAFLNNTAIVASLMGAVRNNSSQSAKRLLIPLSYFAILGGTLTLIGTSTNLVVNSFLVDYGKAGFNFFDFLPVGLAILLVCGIAVIIVSYWLPKDNIAETVTREYFLEAKIDSDSTLIGKSLYQAGLITITGLDLVEIVRKDQVIASVEHDLELAEGDQLIYCGDVKLAKQLASIKGLSVFAEDSGLLDKHLKEVIVSPMSTLIGRTLKQSSFRAHFDAAVVAIGRNGGRLSGALGEVEIRAGDKLVIATGRDFYKRPNIDRNFIFLDKVQLHPPLKISQEIITFSGFFLAIALAALGFVDLLTALITYLILIFATKVISATEVRRRLPLDIWLVIASALAIADVFNQVGVANLIANGVTGLFHIESSNDITGIYLSFISIYLLTWIITEMVTNNAAAALMFPIAFGLAESIGVNYMPYVMAVAYGASASFISPYGYQTNLMVMNAGGYSFKDFAKVGWLVSLCFTIVALLMIPIVFPFS
- the cysN gene encoding sulfate adenylyltransferase subunit CysN translates to MSHASSLIQEDILSYLDQHENKELLRFITCGSVDDGKSTLIGRLLHDSKMIFEDQLAAITEDSKKSGTTGDKVDLALLVDGLQSEREQGITIDVAYRYFSTDKRKFIIADTPGHEQYTRNMATGASTSDLAIILIDARYGVQTQTRRHSFICSLLGIKHVIVAVNKMDLVDYSQDVYKSIQADYLKLAGTLDIPDIRFVPISALDGDNVVNPSENMKWFRGSPLMHYLEITEIAHDINLEDFRFPVQYVNRPNLNFRGYAGSITSGTISVGDTVRALPSGKLSTIKSIVTFEGELEEATAPMAVTLTLNDEIDISRGDMIVKKDNLPHVSSRMRAKVVWMHEQPMTEHKEYYIKFNSKLTSGEFDKIHHRIDVNTMAEHPAGQLELNEIGLVDLEVSEKVMFDDYRSNHKTGAFIIIDRLSNVTVGAGMIEEPLSDSEEPSAPVDVSAFELELNQFVRKHFPHWGAKDISNTK
- the cysC gene encoding adenylyl-sulfate kinase, which gives rise to MTENIVWHHHNVTHEDRCQQKNQKPCVLWFTGLSGSGKSTVANAVESLLFQNGNHSYLLDGDNVRHGLNQDLSFSEEDRVENIRRIGEVTKLFADSGLIVLSAFISPFQADRQQVRDLHNEGDFIEVFVDTPLEVCEQRDPKGLYKKARAGDIKNFTGLDSPYEAPNNPEIQLKSDEHTIDELANQVLDYLRNNGFIS